One stretch of Cheilinus undulatus linkage group 5, ASM1832078v1, whole genome shotgun sequence DNA includes these proteins:
- the ap3m2 gene encoding AP-3 complex subunit mu-2 has protein sequence MIHSLFLVNASGDIFLEKHWKSVVSRSVCDYFFEALERATEPENVPPVIPTPHHYLISVLRHRIYFVAVIQSEVPPLFVIEFLHRVVDTFQDYFGVCTEAAIKDNVVVVYELLEEMLDNGFPLATESNILKELIKPPTILRTMVNTITGSTNVGEQLPTGQLSVVPWRRTGVKYTNNEAYFDVVEEIDAIIDKSGSTITAEIQGVIDACVKLTGMPDLTLSFMNPRLLDDVSFHPCVRFKRWEAERILSFIPPDGNFRLLSYHVSSQNLVAIPVYVKHNITFREGSSQGRFDLTLGPKQTMGKAVESVLVSSQLPRGVLNANLNPSQGTYTFDPVTKLLSWDVGKINPQKLPSLKGTMSLQAGASKPDENPTINIQFKIQQMAISGLKVNRLDMYGEKYKPFKGIKYMTKAGKFQVRT, from the exons ATGATCCACAGCCTGTTCCTGGTAAATGCCTCAGGGGACATTTTCCTGGAGAAGCACTGGAAGAGCGTGGTCAGCCGCTCAGTGTGTGACTACTTCTTTGAGGCCCTGGAGCGTGCGACTGAGCCAGAGAATGTCCCACCGGTGATACCCACACCACATCACTACCTTATCAGTGTGCTCAGGCATCGCATCTACTTTGTAGCGGTCATCCAGAGCGAGGTGCCACCGCTGTTTGTCATCGAGTTTCTGCACAGAGTCGTCGACACATTCCAG GATTACTTTGGAGTATGTACAGAAGCTGCCATTAAAGACAATGTAGTAGTTGTCTATGAACTTCTGGAGGAGATGCTGGATAACGGCTTTCCACTGGCCACAGAGTCCAACATCCTCAAAGAGCTCATTAAACCTCCCACCATCCTCCGCACCATGGTCAACACCATTACAG GCAGCACCAATGTTGGTGAACAGCTCCCTACAGGCCAGCTGTCAGTGGTGCCATGGAGACGCACCGGAGTCAAATACACCAACAATGAAGCCTACTTTGATGTGGTGGAGGAGATCGATGCTATCATTGATAAATCAG GCTCCACAATCACAGCAGAAATCCAGGGAGTAATAGACGCCTGTGTAAAACTGACGGGCATGCCAGACCTTACACTCTCATTTATG AATCCTCGGCTGCTGGATGATGTCAGTTTCCACCCTTGTGTTCGGTTTAAGCGCTGGGAAGCTGAGCGAATCCTCTCCTTCATCCCCCCAGATGGAAACTTCCGGTTGCTCTCCTACCACGTCAGCTCTCAGAA cttgGTAGCAATCCCAGTTTACGTCAAACACAACATCACTTTCCGAGAGGGGAGCTCTCAGGGACGCTTTGACTTGACCCTGGGACCTAAACAGACGATGGGTAAGGCTGTGGAGTCGGTGCTAGTCAGCAGCCAGCTGCCCAGGGGCGTCCTTAACGCCAACCTCAACCCCTCCCAGGGAACTTACACATTTGACCCAGTCACAAAG TTATTGTCATGGGATGTTGGAAAGATCAACCCACAGAAGCTTCCCAGTCTGAAAGGTACAATGAGCCTGCAGGCTGGAGCCTCCAAACCAGACGAGAACCCAACCATCAACATCCAGTTCAAGATCCAGCAGATGGCCATCTCAG GGCTAAAAGTGAACCGGCTGGACATGTACGGCGAGAAATATAAACCTTTCAAAGGCATCAAGTACATGACGAAGGCTGGAAAGTTCCAGGTGCGGACATAA